The following coding sequences are from one Streptomyces sp. V3I7 window:
- a CDS encoding Asp23/Gls24 family envelope stress response protein, whose translation MTSVRGGAGETTGAPSVVMPGERGATRIPDRVVAKIAAQAAREALGSLPPDAAPPHATVVVRRKPVTAVEPGAPHESARVSIHLDLEYPSDIAGRCAAVRRHVTERVSALVGMEVPEVAVRVERLHPVPAHGALHGRTR comes from the coding sequence ATGACGTCCGTCCGCGGTGGGGCCGGTGAGACGACCGGCGCACCGTCCGTCGTCATGCCCGGTGAGCGCGGTGCCACCCGCATCCCCGACCGGGTCGTCGCGAAGATCGCCGCGCAGGCGGCGCGCGAGGCGCTCGGATCGCTGCCGCCGGACGCCGCGCCGCCGCACGCGACCGTGGTCGTACGCCGCAAACCCGTCACCGCCGTGGAGCCGGGAGCCCCTCACGAATCGGCACGGGTGAGCATCCATCTCGACCTGGAATACCCGAGCGACATCGCGGGCCGCTGCGCCGCCGTGCGTCGTCACGTCACCGAGCGGGTAAGCGCGTTGGTGGGCATGGAGGTACCGGAGGTCGCCGTCCGGGTGGAGCGTCTGCATCCGGTGCCGGCGCACGGCGCGCTACACGGGAGGACGCGATGA
- a CDS encoding SDR family oxidoreductase produces the protein MDLGLKDRVYVVTGATRGLGNAAARQLVADGAKVVITGRDDERVAEAVAELGPNAAGLAVENADPEAPARLIEAAREHFGGFDGILISVGGPPAGFVADNTDEQWRTAFESVFLGAVRLARAAAAELGAGGVIGFVLSGSVHEPIPGLTISNGLRPGLAGFAKSLADELGPGGIRVVGLLPARIDTDRVRELDALSADPAVTRAANEARIPLRRYGTPDEFGRVAAFLLSPAASYLTGLMVPVDGGMRHGF, from the coding sequence ATGGATCTTGGACTGAAGGACCGGGTGTACGTCGTCACCGGGGCCACGCGCGGACTGGGCAACGCCGCCGCGCGCCAGCTCGTCGCCGACGGCGCGAAGGTGGTCATCACCGGACGGGACGACGAGCGGGTCGCCGAGGCGGTGGCCGAACTGGGCCCGAACGCGGCCGGACTGGCCGTCGAGAACGCCGACCCCGAGGCTCCGGCGCGGCTGATCGAGGCCGCCCGCGAGCACTTCGGCGGCTTCGACGGCATCCTCATCAGCGTCGGCGGCCCGCCGGCCGGCTTCGTCGCCGACAACACGGACGAGCAGTGGCGTACGGCGTTCGAGTCGGTGTTCCTGGGCGCGGTACGGCTGGCCCGCGCGGCGGCCGCGGAGCTGGGGGCGGGCGGGGTCATCGGCTTCGTGCTGTCGGGCTCGGTGCACGAGCCGATCCCGGGGCTGACCATCTCCAACGGACTGCGGCCGGGACTCGCCGGGTTCGCCAAGTCGCTCGCGGACGAGCTGGGCCCGGGCGGCATCCGCGTGGTGGGGCTGCTTCCGGCCCGCATCGACACCGACCGGGTGCGCGAACTGGACGCCCTGTCCGCCGACCCGGCGGTCACCCGCGCGGCCAACGAGGCCCGCATCCCGCTGCGCCGCTACGGCACCCCGGACGAGTTCGGCCGCGTGGCCGCGTTCCTGCTCTCCCCGGCGGCGTCCTATCTGACGGGGCTCATGGTCCCGGTGGACGGCGGCATGCGGCACGGCTTCTGA
- a CDS encoding SURF1 family protein: MHPTTELYRRGVHRFRFLLTRQWVILTLVAIALIPTMILLGFWQQHRYETRTARNQLVSDALHAKPVPVERLTSPGHAVTSAEKYHTVTATGTFDTAREVVVRRRVNVDDKVGFHVLTPLVLTDGKVLLVNRGWIPATGAQTAFPKVPAPPAGRTTITGRLMADETTAASGIKNVRGLPDRQIMLINSEEQARRLATPVLGGYVEQTAPQPKGSTPEQISDPGSEDAPLNYAYMIQWWLFAACVPVGWWFLVRRELRDRAEAALTEQATPETEPATA, translated from the coding sequence ATGCACCCCACGACCGAGTTGTACCGTCGTGGGGTGCACCGCTTCCGTTTCCTGCTGACCCGCCAGTGGGTGATCCTGACCCTCGTCGCGATCGCGCTGATCCCGACGATGATCCTGCTGGGCTTCTGGCAGCAGCACCGGTACGAGACGCGCACCGCCCGCAACCAGCTCGTCTCGGACGCCCTGCACGCGAAGCCGGTCCCCGTGGAGCGGCTGACCTCCCCCGGCCACGCCGTGACCAGCGCCGAGAAGTACCACACCGTCACCGCGACGGGCACCTTCGACACCGCGCGGGAGGTCGTCGTCCGGCGCCGCGTCAACGTCGACGACAAGGTCGGCTTCCACGTCCTGACCCCGCTCGTCCTGACGGACGGCAAGGTGCTGCTGGTCAACCGCGGCTGGATCCCCGCGACCGGCGCGCAGACCGCCTTCCCGAAGGTCCCCGCGCCGCCCGCCGGCCGGACGACCATCACGGGCCGGCTGATGGCCGACGAGACGACCGCGGCCAGCGGCATCAAGAACGTCCGGGGCCTGCCCGACCGGCAGATCATGCTGATCAACAGCGAGGAGCAGGCACGGCGGCTCGCCACCCCGGTGCTCGGCGGCTACGTCGAGCAGACGGCGCCCCAGCCGAAGGGCAGCACCCCGGAGCAGATCTCCGACCCCGGCAGCGAGGACGCCCCGCTGAACTACGCGTACATGATCCAGTGGTGGCTGTTCGCCGCGTGCGTCCCGGTCGGCTGGTGGTTCCTGGTACGCCGTGAGCTCCGCGACCGAGCCGAGGCGGCCCTCACCGAGCAGGCGACGCCGGAGACCGAGCCCGCGACGGCGTGA
- the amaP gene encoding alkaline shock response membrane anchor protein AmaP, translating to MSAVLRTVNRVLIGLVGLLLVVLGGSVLAVGLGVRPPAWWIHTGRDDVLLSAAERTRWQSTGWWWPVVLAALAILALLALWWLVAVLRRRRLAEVLVDTGDGAGALLRGRALENALSDGATRLDGVTYAKTSLTGRRGAPRARLWLLMEPDVDPGTVLHELSTQPLTHARTSAGLSNLPTEVRLRAGKHRAERVS from the coding sequence GTGAGCGCGGTGCTCAGGACCGTCAACCGTGTGCTGATCGGACTCGTCGGGCTGCTGCTGGTCGTCCTCGGCGGCTCGGTGCTGGCCGTGGGCCTGGGCGTGCGGCCGCCCGCCTGGTGGATCCACACCGGGCGCGACGACGTCCTGCTGAGCGCCGCCGAGCGGACGCGGTGGCAGAGCACCGGCTGGTGGTGGCCGGTGGTCCTCGCCGCGCTCGCGATCCTCGCGCTGCTCGCGCTGTGGTGGTTGGTCGCGGTGCTGCGCCGGCGCCGGCTGGCCGAGGTGCTCGTCGACACCGGCGACGGCGCGGGCGCGCTGCTGCGCGGCCGCGCCCTGGAGAACGCCCTGTCCGACGGGGCGACACGGCTGGACGGCGTGACCTACGCCAAGACCAGCCTGACGGGCCGGCGCGGCGCCCCGAGGGCCCGCCTGTGGCTCCTGATGGAACCGGACGTCGACCCCGGCACGGTCCTGCACGAACTCTCCACCCAACCCCTGACCCACGCCCGCACCTCGGCAGGCTTGTCCAACCTCCCGACGGAGGTCCGCCTGAGGGCAGGCAAGCATCGCGCGGAACGGGTGAGTTGA
- a CDS encoding zinc-dependent alcohol dehydrogenase family protein: protein MRATTIHAPFDMRVEDVPEPMVQLPTDAVVRVLRACICGSDLWAYRGEAARRPGQRIGHEFLGVVEETGSDVSTVRRGDLVVAPFMWSDGVCDYCREGLTTSCEHGGFWGSVGYDGGQGEAVRVPFADGTLVQLPKDAASDEHLLSSLLTLSDVLGTGHHAALAAGARPGATVAVVGDGAVGLCAVLAAKRLGAERIIALGRHQVRTDIARRFGATDVVAERGDAAVEAVRELTRGQGAHGVVEAVGTEQSMRTAVNITRDGGGIGFVGVPHGSGTGLDLGVMFDRNIALRGGVAPVRTYIPELLPDILDGTIDPSPVFDMTVGLEGVPDGYKAMDERTALKVLVTNG, encoded by the coding sequence ATGCGCGCCACCACCATCCACGCCCCGTTCGACATGCGCGTGGAGGACGTGCCCGAGCCCATGGTGCAGCTGCCCACGGACGCCGTGGTCCGGGTGCTGCGCGCCTGCATCTGCGGCAGCGACCTGTGGGCGTACCGCGGTGAGGCGGCCCGCCGGCCGGGACAGCGCATCGGCCACGAGTTCCTCGGCGTGGTCGAGGAGACCGGCTCCGACGTGAGCACCGTCCGGCGCGGTGACCTGGTGGTCGCCCCCTTCATGTGGTCCGACGGCGTCTGCGACTACTGCCGCGAGGGCCTGACCACCTCCTGCGAGCACGGCGGCTTCTGGGGCTCCGTCGGCTACGACGGCGGCCAGGGCGAGGCGGTGCGCGTGCCGTTCGCCGACGGCACCCTCGTCCAGCTGCCCAAGGACGCGGCCTCCGACGAGCACCTGCTGTCCTCCCTGCTGACCCTCTCCGACGTCCTCGGCACCGGCCACCACGCCGCCCTCGCCGCGGGCGCCCGCCCCGGCGCCACGGTCGCCGTCGTCGGTGACGGCGCCGTCGGCCTGTGCGCGGTGCTCGCCGCCAAGAGGCTCGGCGCCGAGCGGATCATCGCGCTGGGCCGCCACCAGGTCCGCACCGACATCGCCCGCCGCTTCGGCGCCACCGACGTCGTCGCCGAGCGCGGGGACGCCGCCGTCGAGGCGGTGCGCGAGCTCACCCGCGGCCAGGGCGCGCACGGCGTCGTCGAGGCCGTCGGCACCGAGCAGTCCATGCGGACGGCCGTCAACATCACCCGTGACGGCGGCGGCATCGGCTTCGTCGGCGTCCCGCACGGCAGCGGCACCGGCCTCGACCTCGGCGTCATGTTCGACCGGAACATCGCCCTGCGCGGCGGCGTCGCCCCGGTCCGCACGTACATCCCCGAGCTGCTGCCCGACATCCTCGACGGCACCATCGACCCCTCGCCGGTCTTCGACATGACGGTCGGCCTGGAGGGCGTCCCGGACGGCTACAAGGCGATGGACGAGCGCACGGCGCTCAAGGTCCTGGTCACCAACGGCTGA
- a CDS encoding VIT family protein has protein sequence MTEPTHAEAHGGALGSRLNWLRAAVLGANDGIVSTAGIVVGVAGATDDRAALLTAGLAGLLAGSMSMATGEYVSVSTQRDSEKAALAMERRELKEQPEAELEELTDLLEERGLSRDVAREAAVQLTERDALKAHARVELGIDPDELANPWHAAWASFLAFTIGALLPLLAIVLPPAFVRLPVTVGSVLAALVLTGWSSARMGAAKPGRAVLRNVAGGALAMGVTYAAGTLLGAAGV, from the coding sequence GTGACCGAACCAACCCATGCCGAGGCCCACGGCGGCGCGCTCGGCTCCAGGCTCAACTGGCTGCGGGCCGCCGTCCTCGGCGCGAACGACGGCATCGTGTCCACCGCCGGCATCGTCGTCGGCGTGGCCGGGGCCACGGACGACCGGGCCGCCCTGCTCACCGCAGGCCTCGCCGGACTGCTCGCCGGATCGATGTCGATGGCGACCGGGGAGTACGTGTCCGTCTCCACCCAGCGCGACTCCGAGAAGGCCGCCCTCGCCATGGAGCGGCGCGAGCTGAAGGAGCAGCCCGAGGCCGAACTGGAGGAGCTGACCGACCTCCTGGAGGAGCGTGGCCTGTCCCGGGACGTGGCGCGGGAGGCCGCCGTCCAGCTCACGGAACGGGATGCGCTGAAGGCCCACGCGCGCGTGGAGCTCGGTATCGACCCCGACGAGCTGGCCAACCCGTGGCACGCCGCCTGGGCGAGCTTCCTCGCCTTCACCATCGGCGCCCTGCTGCCCCTGCTCGCGATCGTGCTGCCGCCGGCCTTCGTACGGCTGCCGGTCACCGTGGGCTCCGTCCTCGCCGCGCTCGTCCTCACCGGGTGGAGCAGCGCGCGCATGGGAGCGGCCAAGCCGGGGCGGGCGGTGCTGCGCAACGTGGCCGGCGGCGCGCTGGCCATGGGGGTCACCTACGCCGCGGGGACGCTGCTGGGAGCGGCCGGCGTCTAG
- a CDS encoding DUF6286 domain-containing protein, with protein sequence MSESQGTERTENSTQRLPVMEKGAGPELDQSSSAAAYGPPHTVDGEGGGNRRFWSARRVPAGIVALLILLGAGVFLYDIAAVRAGRPALAWRRELAGQLAQRPLDDLWVLIGAGVTVALGLWLLLLALTPGVRALLPMRRTHTDVRAGLHRVAAGQVLRDRAMEVAGVRSVRVRMRRRKADVRALAHFRELDEVRADLDVSLAEAVRGLGLVKPPALSVRVARPGRKG encoded by the coding sequence ATGAGCGAGTCCCAGGGCACCGAGAGAACCGAGAACAGCACACAGCGGCTGCCGGTCATGGAGAAGGGGGCCGGTCCCGAGCTGGACCAGTCGTCCTCCGCCGCGGCCTACGGCCCGCCGCACACGGTGGACGGCGAGGGCGGCGGCAACCGCCGCTTCTGGTCCGCGCGGCGCGTTCCCGCGGGCATCGTCGCGCTGCTGATCCTGCTCGGCGCGGGCGTCTTCCTGTACGACATCGCGGCCGTACGGGCCGGGCGGCCCGCCCTGGCCTGGCGCCGCGAACTGGCCGGCCAGCTCGCCCAGCGTCCACTGGACGACCTGTGGGTGCTGATCGGCGCGGGCGTCACCGTCGCCCTCGGCCTGTGGCTGCTGCTCCTCGCGCTCACGCCCGGAGTGCGGGCCCTGCTGCCGATGCGGCGCACGCACACCGACGTCCGCGCCGGGCTGCATCGGGTCGCGGCGGGCCAGGTGCTGCGCGACCGGGCCATGGAGGTCGCGGGCGTGCGGTCGGTGCGGGTGCGCATGAGACGGCGCAAGGCCGACGTCCGCGCGCTCGCGCACTTCCGGGAACTCGACGAGGTACGCGCCGACTTGGACGTGTCGCTCGCCGAGGCGGTCCGCGGGCTGGGGCTCGTCAAGCCTCCCGCGCTGTCGGTACGGGTCGCCCGGCCCGGACGGAAGGGGTGA
- a CDS encoding sterol desaturase family protein → MPNLPDVVLWSIPAFVVLTVVEMIGVRLDPDEDAAGYAAKDAATSFSMGLGSLFFDALWKIPVVALYTAVYALTPLRVPLLWWTFPLMLLAQDFLYYWSHRGHHVVRILWACHVVHHSSRKFNLTTALRQPWTSLTVWPFYVPLVAVGVHPAALAFCSSVNLVYQFWIHTERIDKMPRWFEYVLNTPSHHRVHHASQGGYLDRNFGGMLIVWDRLFGSFVNEVERPVYGLTKNINTYNPIKVATHEYVSIVKDLKSATSWRERAGRVFRGPGWEPAPARERTAPAEGAAVV, encoded by the coding sequence ATGCCGAACCTGCCGGACGTCGTGCTCTGGTCGATACCCGCCTTCGTGGTGCTCACCGTCGTCGAGATGATCGGCGTCCGGCTCGATCCCGACGAGGACGCCGCCGGGTACGCGGCCAAGGACGCCGCCACGAGCTTCTCCATGGGGCTCGGCAGCCTGTTCTTCGACGCCCTGTGGAAGATCCCGGTCGTCGCCCTCTACACGGCGGTCTACGCCCTCACGCCCCTGCGCGTGCCGCTGCTGTGGTGGACCTTCCCGCTGATGCTGCTCGCGCAGGACTTCCTCTACTACTGGTCCCACCGCGGCCATCACGTCGTCCGCATCCTGTGGGCCTGCCACGTCGTCCACCACTCCAGCCGGAAGTTCAACCTCACGACCGCCCTGCGCCAGCCCTGGACGAGCCTCACGGTCTGGCCGTTCTACGTCCCGCTCGTCGCCGTTGGCGTGCACCCGGCCGCCCTCGCCTTCTGCTCCTCCGTCAACCTCGTCTACCAGTTCTGGATCCACACCGAACGCATCGACAAGATGCCCCGCTGGTTCGAGTACGTCCTCAACACCCCCTCGCACCACCGCGTCCACCACGCCTCCCAGGGCGGCTACCTCGACCGCAACTTCGGCGGGATGCTGATCGTCTGGGACCGGCTCTTCGGATCGTTCGTGAACGAGGTGGAGCGTCCCGTCTACGGGTTGACCAAGAACATCAACACGTACAACCCGATCAAGGTCGCCACGCACGAGTACGTCTCCATCGTCAAGGACCTCAAGTCGGCGACCAGCTGGCGCGAACGCGCGGGCCGGGTGTTCCGGGGGCCCGGCTGGGAACCGGCTCCCGCGCGCGAGCGGACGGCGCCCGCCGAGGGGGCCGCGGTCGTCTGA
- a CDS encoding nucleopolyhedrovirus P10 family protein, whose amino-acid sequence MTADRWTQAVRDQLALGRVLPLGGPRDGAWITEGAAEAVLRRAVAAVPGVRLGALRIGLADPEDVSDPVVPAPPSALPPGPLRLTADFAATAAEPLPAAANRLRTALSTAADELLGLTVAEVDLRVTELLDEQTQPEAVRSPEPPRAREATTPYETRAAEVALGVPGVTHLTGTLGGLGRAVHVEDTWRTETALPSRHVRVEVAVSGDRRAVDVARQIRAALTDTLDDRPTAAVLVTTVS is encoded by the coding sequence ATGACGGCGGACCGATGGACACAGGCGGTACGGGATCAACTGGCGCTGGGCAGGGTGCTTCCGCTCGGTGGACCGCGAGACGGCGCCTGGATCACGGAGGGGGCGGCCGAAGCGGTGCTGCGGCGCGCGGTGGCGGCTGTGCCGGGCGTGCGCCTGGGCGCGCTCCGGATCGGCCTCGCCGACCCGGAGGACGTGAGCGACCCCGTCGTACCGGCGCCGCCGAGCGCGCTCCCGCCGGGGCCGCTGCGGCTGACGGCGGACTTCGCGGCCACGGCCGCCGAGCCCCTGCCGGCGGCGGCGAACCGGCTGCGCACGGCCCTGTCGACGGCGGCGGACGAACTCCTCGGCCTCACGGTCGCCGAAGTGGACCTGCGGGTGACCGAGCTGCTGGACGAGCAGACGCAGCCCGAGGCGGTCCGCTCACCGGAGCCGCCGCGGGCACGCGAGGCCACCACCCCGTACGAGACGCGGGCGGCCGAGGTGGCGCTCGGCGTCCCCGGCGTGACCCATCTGACCGGCACCCTGGGCGGACTGGGCCGGGCGGTGCACGTCGAGGACACCTGGCGCACGGAGACCGCGCTGCCCTCCCGCCACGTGCGCGTGGAGGTGGCGGTGTCCGGGGACCGCCGGGCCGTGGACGTGGCCCGGCAGATCCGCGCGGCACTCACGGACACACTGGACGACCGCCCGACGGCGGCCGTCCTGGTGACGACGGTGAGCTGA
- a CDS encoding DEDDh family exonuclease, whose protein sequence is MLEDTTAATSPTQWPAAYPKGYAVVDVETTGLARHDRIISAAVYRLDARGEVEDHWYTLVNPERDPGPVWIHGLTSETLEGAPLFADIAEEFAARLADRVLVAHNAVFDWQMIAREYARAEREAPVRQRLCTIALSKELGLPLRNHKLQSLAAHFGVVQRQAHHALDDARVLAEAFQPSLRAAAAGNVRLPLLECRPLTEWSDRPAPRIGRQAGGEHGGYGGYRPSSWRAGRKRPACPYPNPGRYEEGARLKQGMRVAFSGDTSVDRELLEDRAAEAGLHVATSLSRLTSLLVTNDPDSGTSKAAKARQFGTPVVDEAAFGQLLADVEPAAGDGAGAPRE, encoded by the coding sequence ATGCTCGAAGACACGACCGCAGCGACCTCGCCCACCCAGTGGCCGGCCGCGTACCCGAAGGGGTACGCGGTCGTTGACGTCGAGACCACCGGCCTGGCCCGGCACGACCGGATCATCTCCGCGGCCGTCTACCGGCTGGACGCGCGCGGCGAGGTCGAGGACCACTGGTACACGCTGGTCAATCCGGAGCGCGACCCGGGTCCGGTGTGGATCCACGGTCTGACGAGCGAGACGCTGGAAGGCGCGCCGCTCTTCGCGGACATCGCCGAGGAGTTCGCGGCGCGGCTGGCGGACCGGGTACTCGTCGCGCACAACGCCGTCTTCGACTGGCAGATGATCGCCCGCGAGTACGCGCGCGCCGAGCGCGAGGCGCCGGTGCGGCAGCGGCTGTGCACCATCGCGCTCTCCAAGGAGCTGGGCCTGCCGCTGCGCAACCACAAGCTCCAGTCACTGGCGGCGCATTTCGGCGTCGTCCAGCGCCAGGCGCACCACGCGCTGGACGACGCGCGCGTGCTGGCGGAGGCGTTCCAGCCGAGCCTGCGGGCCGCGGCGGCGGGCAACGTACGGCTGCCGCTGCTGGAGTGCCGCCCGCTGACGGAGTGGAGCGACCGGCCCGCGCCACGGATCGGCCGCCAGGCCGGCGGCGAACACGGCGGCTACGGCGGCTACCGGCCGAGCAGTTGGCGCGCGGGCCGCAAGCGGCCGGCCTGCCCCTACCCCAACCCGGGCCGGTACGAGGAGGGCGCGCGCCTCAAGCAGGGCATGCGGGTCGCGTTCTCCGGGGACACGTCGGTGGACCGCGAACTGCTGGAGGACCGGGCGGCCGAGGCCGGGCTGCACGTCGCGACGAGCCTGTCCCGGCTGACCAGCCTGCTGGTCACCAACGACCCCGACTCGGGCACCTCGAAGGCGGCCAAGGCGCGGCAGTTCGGCACCCCGGTGGTCGACGAGGCGGCCTTCGGACAGCTCCTCGCCGACGTCGAGCCCGCGGCGGGCGACGGCGCGGGCGCGCCCCGGGAGTGA
- a CDS encoding Asp23/Gls24 family envelope stress response protein — protein MSDMREPNPTTSPDETEPGLQTRKPTRRGGGDPASRGRTTIADGVVEKIAGLAARDVMGVHAMGGGLSRTLGAVRDRVPGGSTKSVTRGVKAEVGEKQTALDLEIVVVYGVAISDVARAVRENVIAAVERMTGLEVVEVNIAVSDVKLPEEEEDEEPEPRIQ, from the coding sequence ATGAGCGACATGAGGGAGCCGAACCCCACCACCTCCCCGGACGAGACGGAGCCTGGGCTGCAGACCCGTAAGCCCACCCGGCGCGGCGGCGGCGACCCCGCGAGCCGCGGGCGGACGACCATCGCCGACGGCGTCGTGGAGAAGATCGCCGGGCTGGCGGCGCGGGACGTCATGGGCGTTCACGCGATGGGCGGCGGACTGAGCCGCACGCTCGGCGCCGTGCGCGACCGGGTGCCCGGCGGGTCCACCAAGTCCGTGACGCGCGGAGTGAAGGCCGAGGTCGGCGAGAAGCAGACCGCGCTCGATCTGGAGATCGTCGTGGTCTACGGCGTGGCGATCTCCGACGTCGCGCGCGCGGTACGGGAGAACGTGATCGCGGCCGTCGAGCGGATGACCGGGCTCGAGGTCGTCGAGGTCAACATCGCGGTGAGTGACGTCAAGTTGCCGGAGGAAGAGGAAGATGAGGAGCCGGAGCCCCGCATCCAGTGA
- a CDS encoding glycoside hydrolase family 15 protein, whose translation MHPRIEDYALIGDEQTAALVGKDGSIDWLCLPRFDSASCFARILGDEESGHWRIAPAGADVCTRRAYRDDTLVLDTEWETSDGSVRVTDLMPQREHSPDVVRVVKGLSGRVTVRSTLRLRFDYGSITPWMRKSGGHRVAVAGPDSVWLRSEPAVRTWGEDFGTHSEFTVEPGEKVAFVLTWHPSHEARPPLVDPFHALHTSVKDWRRWASHCDYDGPYRDAVVRSLITLKALTYAPTGGIVAAATTSLPEELGGVRNWDYRYCWLRDSTLTLEALLSAGYHKEAEAWRDWLLRAVAGDPADLQIMYGLSGERRLPECEVPWLPGFAGSTPVRIGNGAVNQLQLDVYGEVMDSLWLARTSGLSTKPHMWNMQRALMTFLESAWRQPDEGLWEVRGGRRHFVHSKAMVWVAADRAVRTLEAYPKLAGDLDGWRAMRDEVHREVCEKGYDPERNTFTQYYGSRTLDAALLLLPRFGFLSPGDPRMVGTVDAVRAELGHDGLVRRYTTDDPPVDGMPGSEGAFLACSFWLADALHLTGRTEEARELFEHLVGLTNDVGLLAEEYDPVSGRQLGNFPQAFSHIGLVNTALALFGGDKAG comes from the coding sequence GTGCATCCCCGCATCGAGGACTACGCCCTTATCGGCGACGAACAGACGGCGGCCCTGGTCGGCAAGGACGGGTCCATCGACTGGCTGTGCCTGCCACGCTTCGACTCCGCCTCCTGCTTCGCCCGGATCCTGGGCGACGAGGAGAGCGGCCACTGGCGGATCGCCCCCGCGGGCGCGGACGTCTGCACGCGCCGGGCCTACCGCGACGACACCCTCGTGCTCGACACCGAGTGGGAGACCTCCGACGGCTCGGTCCGGGTCACCGACCTGATGCCGCAGCGCGAGCACAGCCCCGACGTCGTACGCGTCGTCAAGGGCCTCAGCGGGCGCGTCACCGTGCGCAGCACGCTCCGCCTCCGCTTCGACTACGGCTCGATCACCCCGTGGATGCGCAAGTCCGGCGGCCACCGGGTCGCCGTCGCCGGTCCGGACTCGGTGTGGCTGCGCAGCGAACCCGCCGTGCGCACCTGGGGCGAGGACTTCGGCACGCACTCGGAGTTCACCGTCGAGCCGGGCGAGAAGGTGGCGTTCGTCCTCACCTGGCACCCCTCGCACGAGGCCCGGCCGCCGCTGGTCGATCCGTTCCACGCGCTGCACACCAGCGTCAAGGACTGGCGGCGCTGGGCGTCCCACTGCGACTACGACGGCCCGTACCGGGACGCGGTCGTCCGCTCCCTCATCACACTCAAGGCCCTCACCTACGCCCCGACCGGCGGCATCGTCGCCGCGGCCACCACCTCGCTGCCCGAGGAGCTCGGCGGCGTACGCAACTGGGACTACCGCTACTGCTGGCTGCGGGACTCCACACTCACCCTCGAAGCCCTGCTCTCGGCCGGCTACCACAAGGAGGCCGAGGCCTGGCGGGACTGGCTGCTGCGCGCGGTCGCGGGCGACCCGGCCGACCTCCAGATCATGTACGGACTGTCCGGCGAGCGCCGGCTGCCCGAGTGCGAGGTGCCCTGGCTGCCCGGCTTCGCCGGCTCCACGCCCGTACGCATCGGCAACGGCGCCGTGAACCAGCTCCAGCTGGACGTGTACGGCGAGGTCATGGACTCCCTGTGGCTGGCTCGCACTTCGGGACTCTCGACCAAGCCGCACATGTGGAACATGCAGCGCGCCCTGATGACGTTCCTCGAATCGGCGTGGCGGCAGCCGGACGAGGGCCTGTGGGAAGTGCGGGGCGGCAGGCGCCACTTCGTGCACTCCAAGGCGATGGTGTGGGTGGCCGCCGACCGGGCCGTACGGACGCTGGAGGCGTACCCGAAGCTGGCGGGCGACCTGGACGGCTGGCGGGCGATGCGCGACGAGGTGCACCGGGAGGTGTGCGAGAAGGGCTACGACCCCGAGCGGAACACCTTCACGCAGTACTACGGCTCGCGCACCCTCGACGCCGCCCTGCTGCTGCTTCCGCGCTTCGGCTTCCTGTCGCCGGGCGATCCGCGCATGGTCGGCACGGTGGACGCGGTGCGCGCGGAGCTGGGCCACGACGGGCTCGTGCGCCGCTACACCACCGACGATCCGCCCGTCGACGGCATGCCGGGCAGCGAGGGTGCCTTCCTCGCCTGCTCGTTCTGGCTCGCGGACGCGCTGCATCTGACGGGCCGCACCGAGGAGGCGCGGGAGCTGTTCGAGCACCTGGTGGGCCTGACCAACGACGTGGGGCTGCTGGCCGAGGAGTACGACCCGGTGTCCGGGCGCCAACTCGGCAACTTCCCGCAGGCGTTCAGTCATATCGGCCTGGTGAACACGGCCCTCGCCCTGTTCGGGGGCGACAAGGCAGGATAG